One Trichoderma atroviride chromosome 7, complete sequence DNA segment encodes these proteins:
- a CDS encoding uncharacterized protein (BUSCO:EOG092D3T99), with product MIRIPTLRQFATRSVRCAARGAVQQRRWAQVHDVRFLTTQPSQVILEKYREKLHKKASQEGHGSIDDLKAAYADKIQEQRKKDAVDVPPIVEELTGTAIPQTEGTPVSQPNAPSSSPLKPTPKKASSSSEKPAIKPLDDILDLEKVAELPEKELTAIWRLRHASSPQTLCAVIPAPAYQAMDSLARSNPYFVLPVPHESQGAEMHFMQWTFDAASKTSTVLFTQLAEYKARGEFAQPHTTVTHHLDLIKDKGLVLMQGQVMEGRNVQPDHAKWLVMCLQRFYGGWEQKGDELDGQRKERAEERQKLLEWFTNGDPRFSIEKLLEEAERMG from the coding sequence ATGATTCGAATACCGACGCTGCGACAATTTGCGACCAGGTCGgtgcgctgcgctgctcgtGGCGCCGTGCAGCAGCGTCGCTGGGCGCAAGTCCACGATGTTCGATTCCTGACGACGCAGCCCTCGCAGGTGATTCTCGAAAAGTACCGCGAGAAGCTTCACAAAAAGGCATCGCAGGAGGGCCACGGAAGCATCGACGACCTCAAAGCGGCATACGCGGACAAGATACAGGAGCAGCGCAAGAAGGACGCCGTGGATGTGCCCCCAATCGTGGAAGAGTTGACAGGAACTGCCATTCCCCAGACCGAGGGTACACCAGTCTCACAACCCAAtgcgccctcgtcgtcgcccttAAAGCCTACTCCGAAAAAggcctcttcatcaagcGAAAAGCCCGCCATCAAGCCTCTCGACGATATCCTCGACCTCGAAAAGGTCGCCGAGCTACCCGAGAAGGAACTCACAGCCATCTGGCGCCTCCGCCACGCCTCCTCACCGCAGACTCTATGCGCCGTCATCCCCGCGCCGGCATACCAAGCGATGGACTCTCTCGCCCGCAGCAACCCCTACTTCGTGCTCCCGGTGCCGCACGAGAGCCAAGGCGCGGAAATGCACTTTATGCAGTGGACCTTTGACGCGGCGTCCAAGACCAGCACGGTGCTGTTCACGCAGCTGGCCGAGTACAAGGCCCGAGGCGAGTTTGCGCAGCCACACACCACGGTGACGCATCACCTCGACTTGATAAAGGATAAGGGCCTGGTTTTGATGCAGGGACAGGTCATGGAGGGGAGGAATGTGCAGCCGGACCACGCAAAGTGGCTGGTCATGTGCTTGCAGCGATTCTACGGTGGATGGGAGCAAAAgggcgacgagctggacgGACAGAGGAAAGAGAGGGCGGAAGAGAGGCAAAAGCTATTGGAGTGGTTTACCAACGGCGACCCGAGATTCAGCATTGAGAAGCTGCTAGAAGAGGCGGAGAGAATGGGATGA
- a CDS encoding uncharacterized protein (EggNog:ENOG41~TransMembrane:1 (o234-256i)) has product MPISSLFTPVKVPDADTWTHYVEAPRNYPADKPIFVDCDTGKSYSHSDVKRLALEFGKGLSHVLNWKKGHVMGLFTPNNIDVPVVNFAVHWAGGVASPANPTYTPEELAQQLKDSGAKALITQKPFLDIARKAAALAGLSAERILLLGEGRDETGVHRHWTDITARGAKVQPQKAVIDPKKDLAYLVYSSGTTGLPKGVMLTHYNIVAQAMQMGREEKLLNYDSDSQLGLLPFFHIYGLMVVLGTTMSVGVTCIVLPKFDVEKACRLIQDHRLTFMYVPPPVVLALGKHPVVSKYDLSSMRWINSAAAPLSKELAVAVWDRLKIGVKQGYGLSETSPACMVQLSEEWMKFQGSVGRLFPNMEAKIVDEDGKELGYNEAGELLLKGPNVFPGYWNRPDLHSETFTDGWYRTGDIFYCCPQGHFYITDRKKELIKYKGFQVPPAELESKLHGREDIADVCVIGVWDKEQHTEIPRAYVVLKPGVAETEATAKDIIEWLNAKVAPPKKLRGGVRFIKEVPKSQAGKILRRVLKEQAKKEDEAETPKAKL; this is encoded by the exons ATGCCTATCTCCTCGCTATTCACACCGGTCAAGGTCCCAGACGCCGATACATGGACGCACTACGTGGAGGCGCCCAGGAATTACCCTGCCGACAAGC CCATCTTTGTCGATTGTGACACTGGCAAATCTTACTCTCACAGCGACGTCAAGCGCCTGGCCCTTGAATTCGGCAAGGGCCTCAGCCATGTGCTCAACTGGAAAAAGGGCCATGTCATGGGCCTCTTCACGCCCAACAACATTGACGTGCCGGTAGTCAACTTCGCCGTCCACTGGGCCGGCGGCGTGGCGAGCCCTGCCAATCCCACGTACACGCCCGAGGAgctggcgcagcagctcaaAGACTCTGGCGCAAAGGCTCTCATTACGCAGAAGCCGTTCTTGGACATTGCGCgcaaggcggcggcgctggcgggcTTGTCGGCGGAGAggatcttgctgctgggagAGGGCCGGGATGAGACGGGAGTTCATAGGCATTGGACGGATATCACTGCCAGGGGGGCAAAGGTGCAGCCTCAGAAGGCGGTGATTGACCCCAAGAAGGATCTGGCGTATCTCGTCTACAGCTCG GGAACCACCGGACTACCCAAGGGCGTGATGCTCACCCATTACAACATCGTTGCTCAAGCCATGCAGATGGGCCGCGAGGAGAAGCTCCTGAACTACGACTCCGACTCCCAACTTGGCCTTCTTCCATTTTTCCACATCTAC GGCTTAATGGTCGTGTTGGGCACAACCATGAGCGTCGGCGTCACCTGCATCGTCCTGCCCAAGTTCGACGTCGAAAAGGCCTGCCGCCTCATCCAGGACCACCGCCTCACCTTCATGTACGTGCCGCCGCCCGTCGTGCTCGCCCTGGGCAAGCACCCAGTCGTGTCAAAGTACGACTTGTCGTCGATGCGCTGGATCAACTCGGCCGCCGCGCCGCTGAGCAAGGAGCTGGCCGTGGCGGTCTGGGATCGCCTAAAGATTGGCGTCAAGCAGGGCTATGGCCTTTCCGAGACGTCGCCTGCGTGCATGGTGCAGCTGTCGGAGGAGTGGATGAAGTTCCAGGGCTCGGTGGGAAGGCTGTTTCCCAATATGGAGGCCAAGATTGTGGATGAGGACGGCAAGGAGCTGGGTTATAACGAG GCCGGCGAACTTCTCCTGAAAGGACCAAACGTTTTCCCGGGGTATTGGAACAGGCCTGACCTCCACAGCGAAACCTTTACCGACGGCTGGTACCGAACAGGCGACATCTTCTACTGCTGTCCCCAGGGCCATTTCTACATTACAGATCGCAAGAAGGAGCTCATCAAGTACA AGGGCTTCCAAGTCCCCCCTGCAGAGCTCGAATCCAAGCTCCACGGCCGCGAAGACATCGCCGACGTCTGCGTCATTGGCGTCTGGGACAAGGAGCAGCACACCGAGATCCCGCGCGCCTACGTCGTGCTCAAGCCCGGCGTCGCGGAGACAGAGGCCACGGCCAAGGACATCATCGAGTGGCTCAATGCCAAAGTTGCGCCGCCCAAGAAGCTGCGCGGGGGCGTGCGCTTCATCAAGGAGGTGCCCAAGTCGCAGGCGGGCAAGATTCTGCGGAGGGTGCTGAAGgagcaggccaagaaggaggatgaggcggaGACGCCAAAGGCGAAGCTGTGA
- a CDS encoding uncharacterized protein (EggNog:ENOG41~TransMembrane:3 (o175-198i482-502o508-525i)~MEROPS:MER0208659) yields MGHEDPLSTAECGVISPPSTASEVAQQAVAFTKQSEKLSHQRSDDSSPAVAVQADFVTPQDPVIVTSDGNRLPGVPLDEAHKLNVLREDLTQTLSQEAETQSGAENQEKASGSGHHNGEDARKNHHGAESHDEPSWQQSEQETLKRTMPPSHTNPLFPPLPLYGPPSWLRNIQCYLFRATSFVLSLEFLGVIVLGSLFTSIPGWCKRLFLPGQDKKRPFHEEELQNAARRKEKENEWDPRGAQRDVDVENETIVDEYPPKEGGKDPIICNVGYYARRVGLDVEEFEVETEDGFVIDLWHVYDPKEYTPLDKTSREKLGPTIFDGPASGSEDSSKKRKFPVLLMHGLLQSSGAYCCNDDQSLAFWLCKSGFDVWLGNNRCGFKPKHVLLEYSDPRMWCWNIRQMGVFDLPALVSRVLHETGFAKIGLVCHSQGTTQTLVALAKEQRPDLGEKLTVFCALAPAAYAGPLIGKMYFKFMRIISPAMFRLMFGIHAFIPFMMQMHALLDPRLYGWLGYKVFSFLFGWTDERWDRGLRDRMFQFAPVYVSAESMRWWLGRECFAQHKCILATKEVLKAEESMDADAVPDPEAERAGAHEEASPSSSQAKHQQQQQQQQQQQQQQHRRRHHIKGSTAWYNEQVPPFALWICGDDQLVDGQRLLQRFEAGREPHVRVVHSKTIAEYQHLDVIWSMDAPDQVFREIREVLWKTCGAARDVCRIPEGCDAVQEWVPAEAVETMELMESSSGSSGGE; encoded by the coding sequence ATGGGCCACGAAGATCCCCTAAGCACAGCAGAGTGCGGCGTCATTTCGCCCCCGTCGACGGCATCCGAGGTCGCACAGCAGGCGGTTGCGTTCACAAAACAGTCCGAGAAACTGTCGCATCAGCGGTCAGACGACTCTTCGCCGGCCGTCGCTGTCCAGGCAGACTTTGTCACACCGCAGGATCCCGTCATCGTCACTTCGGATGGCAACCGTTTGCCGGGCGTGCCTCTAGATGAAGCTCACAAGCTGAATGTGCTGCGCGAGGACTTGACGCAGACACTGTcgcaagaagcagagacGCAATCGGGAGCCGAGAATCAGGAGAAAGCGTCAGGCTCAGGCCACCACAATGGAGAAGACGCTCGAAAAAACCATCATGGGGCCGAGAGCCATGATGAACCGTCTTGGCAGCAGTCGGAGCAAGAAACGTTGAAGCGGACCATGCCTCCGTCGCACACAAACCCCTTGTTTCCACCTTTGCCGCTGTACGGCCCGCCGTCTTGGCTACGGAACATCCAATGCTACTTATTTCGGGCAACGTCGTTTGTTCTGAGCCTGGAATTCCTTGGCGTGATTGTGCTCGGTTCGCTGTTTACGTCCATCCCGGGCTGGTGTAAGAGGTTGTTTCTGCCGGGTCAGGATAAGAAGCGGCCGTTTCACGAGGAGGAGCTCCAAAACGCCgccagaagaaaagaaaaggaaaacgaATGGGATCCTAGAGGAGCGCAGAGAGATGTTGACGTCGAAAACGAAACAATAGTGGACGAATATCCGCCAAAAGAGGGCGGCAAAGACCCCATTATCTGCAATGTCGGCTACTATGCGCGCAGAGTTGGTCTCGACGTGGAGGAGTTTGAAGTCGAGACGGAAGATGGCTTCGTCATAGACCTTTGGCACGTCTACGATCCCAAGGAATACACCCCCTTAGACAAGACGAGCAGAGAGAAACTCGGCCCAACAATCTTCGACGGCCCAGCCTCGGGCTCGGAAGATTCaagcaagaagcgcaagtTCCCCGTGCTGCTGATGCACGGCTTGCTGCAGAGCTCCGGGGCCTATTGCTGCAACGACGACCAGAGCCTGGCGTTTTGGCTCTGCAAATCGGGATTCGACGTGTGGCTGGGCAACAACCGCTGCGGCTTCAAGCCAAAGCACGTCCTGCTCGAGTACAGCGATCCGCGCATGTGGTGCTGGAACATCCGGCAGATGGGCGTCTTTGACCTGCCGGCGCTCGTCTCGCGCGTCCTGCACGAAACCGGCTTCGCAAAGATTGGCCTCGTCTGCCACTCGCAGGGGACCACGCAGACGCTCGTCGCGCTGGCAAAGGAGCAGCGCCCCGACCTGGGCGAGAAGCTGACCGTCTTCTGCGCGCTGGCTCCGGCGGCCTACGCGGGACCGCTCATCGGCAAGATGTACTTTAAGTTTATGCGCATCATCTCGCCGGCCATGTTCCGGCTCATGTTTGGCATCCACGCCTTTATCCCCTTcatgatgcagatgcacGCGCTGCTGGACCCGCGGCTGTACGGCTGGCTGGGCTACAAGGTCTTTTCGTTCCTGTTTGGCTGGACGGACGAGCGCTGGGACCGCGGGCTGCGGGATCGCATGTTCCAGTTTGCGCCCGTCTATGTCAGCGCCGAGTCGATGCGGTGGTGGCTGGGGCGCGAGTGCTTTGCGCAGCACAAGTGCATCTTGGCGACCAAGGAGGTTCTGAAGGCTGAAGAGAGCATGGACGCTGATGCGGTGCCGGATCCGGAGGCAGAGCGTGCTGGAGCTCATGAGGaagcatcaccatcatcatcgcaagccaagcatcagcagcagcagcagcagcagcagcagcagcagcagcagcagcatcgacgaCGCCACCACATCAAGGGCTCTACCGCGTGGTACAACGAGCAGGTGCCTCCGTTCGCGCTGTGGATTTGCGGCGACGATCAGCTGGTGGACGGCCAGCGCCTTCTTCAACGCTTCGAGGCCGGCCGCGAGCCGCACGTGCGGGTGGTGCACAGCAAGACGATTGCCGAGTACCAGCACCTGGACGTCATCTGGTCCATGGATGCGCCCGACCAGGTATTTCGAGAAATCCGCGAGGTGCTGTGGAAGACGTGCGGCGCCGCTCGGGACGTTTGCAGGATCCCGGAGGGCTGCGATGCCGTGCAAGAGTGGGTACCAGCCGAGGCTGTGGAGACGATGGAGTTGATGGAGTcgagcagtggcagcagcggcggcgaatAG